CTGCCACGGGAAACAACTTCGAGCTTGCCATAGCGGTGGCCATTGGTGTCTTTGGCATAAACAGCGGGCAGGCATTTGCAGGAGCTGTCGGTCCATTAGTTGAGGTACCGGCATTGATTGCGCTTGTAAACCTTGCTTTTTGGTTCAGGAAGAAATATTACCGGCAGTAGAATGGCTGATGCAGCTATCCCCGCACATTGATGTTGTGCGCCGGGCAGCAGTGGATATAAACTGAAATATACTGCGCTAACTTTTCCCGGTTGCAGCGCTTCTTTTTGCCGTGCTGGACTTTAAGATCAAATATCCCAGGACACCGGCAATTACAGAGGCTGCCAGGATCGCAAATTTTGCTGTTGTTTGTAAATTTATATCTTTGAAGGACAGCAGTGCTATAAAAATCGACATTGTAAAACCAATACCTCCTAAAAATCCTAAGCCGACCACATGTTTCCACGAAGTTTCCTCGGGGAGGCTCGAGATACCCGTTTTGACGGAAAGATAAGACATAATCAATATTCCGACAGGCTTGCCTATAAACAGCCCAATCAGGATCCCTAATCCAAGGTTAGTAGTCAAACCTTCCACCATTCCATCGGTAAACGTGATATTGGTGTTCGCAATTGCAAATATCGGCATTATAAGAAAATTTACAGGCCTGGACAGCGCGTGCTCCAGCTTTTCAAGCGGTGAGTCATAATCTTCCTCGTTGGTAGGTAATGTCAGTGCGGTAAGCACCCCGGCTATCGTAGCATGGATTCCGGAATGATGAATAAAATACCACATTACAATTCCCGGGATAATATAGGCAAACAGGTTTTTTACCCCCAGGCGGTTAAATATAATCTGCAAAGCGAAAGCCGCCCCGGCGTAGCCAAGGTAGGCAAAATGCAGCTCGGAAGAATAGAAGATGGCAATTACCAAAATGGCCATAAGGTCATCAACAATGGCAAGCGCGGCTAAAAATATTTTTAGCCCGGAGGGCACCCGGCTCCCTAAAAGAGACAATATCCCCAGCGCAAAAGCGATATCTGTAGCCATGGGTATACCCCATCCCTTCGAAGTATCCGTCCCGGCATTAAACAGGGCAAACAGAAGCGCCGGCACTGCCACCCCACCGATTGCCGCCAGCACCGGCAACGACGCATGCCGTATCGAGGACAGTTCACCTTCGACTATTTCCCGCTTGATTTCCAGTCCTACCAACAGAAAAAATATCGCCATCAGGCCGTCATTGATCCATAAAAGTATGGGGTATCGCAAATGGACGGTGTCATTTTCAAACCCTGCCTGTGTAGCCAGCAGGTCCGAAAAACCTTCAGCCCAACCGGTATTGGCTATTGTTAACGAAAGCGCAACGCAAAATAAAAGCAGTATGCCGCCCGCTGATGAAGAATGAAAAAAGCGAGCGAATATTTTAAGGTTGATGAGTTTTGCCATAGCTACAAAGTTACCATTTTAGCCTATAATTTACAAGCATTATAAACCTTACCGCGCCAGATATGACAGCAGTTTTCGAACCTCAGCCTGCTCGCTGACAAAGTTTCGGGCAGCCGTCTTCACATTTCCTACTTTAATAGTATAAGCAGTATCCGGTAATTCTTCAAACATAAATTCATCGGTCCAGTCATCACCTATGGCCATGATAAAGCCATAATCCTCATCCGCGGTCAGCCTGGCCGCTACCCTGCCTTTGCTGATGCTGCTGCTTTTTATCTCAAGTACCTTGTTGCCTTCGAGTACTGAAAGCGAGTTGTTGGCCAGCAGCTCTGTTAATACATGCTTAAGCTCCAGCGTTCGCTGTGCGCCCAGATCCCTGTCTGCCCGGCGGTAATGCCACGCAAGGGAAAATTCTTTTTCTTCTATAAAACTGCCGGGGGTGCTGTCTGTGAAATTTTCCATGATCGGTCTCACCTTTTCTTTCCAATCGGTTTTCAGCCGCTCTATTGCAGACCAGTCATGCCCCTTTTTTCGTAACCATACGCCATGGTCGGTAACTATAGTATAATTCTTATTGCCGAACCACTGTTCCAGCGTGGCACGGTCGCGCCCGCTGATGATCACAACTTCGGTGCGATCATCGGCTGCAAGGGAATCCAGCAATTCATATAGCTGTGCGTCAGGGGAAGCTTCCGACGGTATATTTTTGAACCCTACCAGCGTACCGTCATAGTCTAAGAGGAACAATCTCTTACCGGCGTTTTTATAATGTGAGGCTGTAGCGTCCATAAAATCGCTGCCGACTTTTACAGCTTGTGTTTGGGTGACCACATCTTTGGTCTCCTGAAGCGATTTGATAAAAGCTGACGACCATCGTTCCACATCATAGCGCGACACCCTCTTTTGCAATGCCTCCATACGTGATTGCTGTTCTGCTAAAGGCATTTCAAGCGCATATTTAAGGCTGTCGGCCACCTGTTCAAAATTGTTAGGATTAACAAGCAATGCTTCATGCAATTCTTTGGCAGCACCGGCCATCTCACTCAAGACCAGTACCCCGTCAGATTTCGTCCTTGTAGCGATATATTCCTTTGCCACAAGGTTCATTCCATCACGTATCGGGGTAATCAGCGCTACGTCCGAGGCAACATACAGGTCAATAAGGTCATCGAAAGGCATGGACCTGTAAAAGTACCAGATTGGGGTCCAATTTATGGTAGCCAGGCGCCCATTGATCCGCCCGACCAGTTCGTCGGTTTCCCGCTTAAGCTTCTGGTACTGCGACACGTTCTCCCGCGACGGTACCGATAGCATTACCAGCCTTACCTTGCCCTTGTATTCGGGATATTTTTCCAGAAAGTACTCAAAGGCTTTTATCCGGTTGGGAATGCCCTTGGTATAGTCCATCCTGTCAATAGAAAGAATAAGCCTGCTGTCAGCATAGGATATATTATGCGATTCTATATTTTGCATTATCTCTGACCTTGAGTTTACCGGCCGGCGTTCATGCTCTATAGCTGCGCCATGATAGCGGCCATAGTCGATACCCATCGGGAAAAAGTCGGCCTTTATGGTGCGCTCACCGTAAGTAATCTCATTGAACCGTACTTCAAGCCCCGCAATGCGCGTGGCTGTCGATATAAAATGCCTCACATAATCGTAAGTATGGAAACCCAGAAGGTCGGCCCCCAACATCCCTTGCAGGAGCTCATCACGCCAGGGACAGGTCCTGAAGAGTTCGTACGACGGAAACGGGATATGAAGGAAAAAGCCAATGGTAAGGTCGGGGCGCTTTTCCCGCAGCAGCTGAGGAAGCAAAAGCAATTGGTAATCATGTATCCATATGGTATCTCCCTGGCCTGCATTGGCAATTACT
Above is a genomic segment from Flavobacterium album containing:
- the nhaA gene encoding Na+/H+ antiporter NhaA — encoded protein: MAKLINLKIFARFFHSSSAGGILLLFCVALSLTIANTGWAEGFSDLLATQAGFENDTVHLRYPILLWINDGLMAIFFLLVGLEIKREIVEGELSSIRHASLPVLAAIGGVAVPALLFALFNAGTDTSKGWGIPMATDIAFALGILSLLGSRVPSGLKIFLAALAIVDDLMAILVIAIFYSSELHFAYLGYAGAAFALQIIFNRLGVKNLFAYIIPGIVMWYFIHHSGIHATIAGVLTALTLPTNEEDYDSPLEKLEHALSRPVNFLIMPIFAIANTNITFTDGMVEGLTTNLGLGILIGLFIGKPVGILIMSYLSVKTGISSLPEETSWKHVVGLGFLGGIGFTMSIFIALLSFKDINLQTTAKFAILAASVIAGVLGYLILKSSTAKRSAATGKS
- a CDS encoding bifunctional alpha,alpha-trehalose-phosphate synthase (UDP-forming)/trehalose-phosphatase translates to MNKTIIISNRLPVDLSFNDITLNVKSSVGGLATGMKSVHADGNGIWIGWSGLTEEEIPAGRHHVVDEALRGKKCIRVPLTQYDLDNYYYGFSNKALWPLFHYFQAYTEFELVHWESYKEVNRKFADIVIANAGQGDTIWIHDYQLLLLPQLLREKRPDLTIGFFLHIPFPSYELFRTCPWRDELLQGMLGADLLGFHTYDYVRHFISTATRIAGLEVRFNEITYGERTIKADFFPMGIDYGRYHGAAIEHERRPVNSRSEIMQNIESHNISYADSRLILSIDRMDYTKGIPNRIKAFEYFLEKYPEYKGKVRLVMLSVPSRENVSQYQKLKRETDELVGRINGRLATINWTPIWYFYRSMPFDDLIDLYVASDVALITPIRDGMNLVAKEYIATRTKSDGVLVLSEMAGAAKELHEALLVNPNNFEQVADSLKYALEMPLAEQQSRMEALQKRVSRYDVERWSSAFIKSLQETKDVVTQTQAVKVGSDFMDATASHYKNAGKRLFLLDYDGTLVGFKNIPSEASPDAQLYELLDSLAADDRTEVVIISGRDRATLEQWFGNKNYTIVTDHGVWLRKKGHDWSAIERLKTDWKEKVRPIMENFTDSTPGSFIEEKEFSLAWHYRRADRDLGAQRTLELKHVLTELLANNSLSVLEGNKVLEIKSSSISKGRVAARLTADEDYGFIMAIGDDWTDEFMFEELPDTAYTIKVGNVKTAARNFVSEQAEVRKLLSYLAR